In Humulus lupulus chromosome 6, drHumLupu1.1, whole genome shotgun sequence, a single genomic region encodes these proteins:
- the LOC133784135 gene encoding uncharacterized protein LOC133784135 encodes MAEAESMGVDQILNRALNEVASAMLTITAARTRALATNEHAQAKDVEEFQVKDIKELQAAEARHVGELEVVTQQKDAVVAKLAEAEVSQAALKKQRDDYQDSSRIQYREVKRLKEELLAKDKTIAVRESQVEQLKLTNAKDLERYKKATLRCFYDFWKHNRGANFNYLPEDARNVELACCTI; translated from the exons atggctgaagctgagagTATGGGGGTTGACCAGATCCTTAACcgggctcttaacgaagtggccagt gccatgctgacaataactGCCGCTCGCACCCGTGCCTTGGCTACCAATGAACACGCTCAGGCAAAGGACGTCGAGGAGTTCCAGGTGAAAGACATCAAGGAGCtccaggctgcagaagccaggcacgttggggagttggaggtggtcacccagcagaaggatgctgtggtggcaaagctggcggaggcTGAAGTTTCTCaggcagctttgaagaagcagagggacgattaccaggattccagccgaatccaatatcgtgaagtcaagaggctcaaggaggagctCCTTGCTAAGGACAAGACCATTGCTGTTCGcgagagccaggtggagcagctgaagcttaccaatgctaaagatctggagaggtacaagaaagcgacacttcggtgtttttacgacttttggaaacacaaccggggtgccaactttaactaccttccagaggatgctagGAACGTTGAGCTAGCCTGCTGCACTATTTGA